The following are encoded in a window of Streptococcus pasteurianus genomic DNA:
- a CDS encoding PspC domain-containing protein encodes MKSALYKQRKNKLVCGVCAGIADKFGWDLPLTRVLTALLMYFYGFGIVIYILLAIFLPYKEDITRDHYGTGPRRRKDAEVVDEDDDNDGWFW; translated from the coding sequence ATGAAATCAGCTCTTTATAAACAGCGAAAAAATAAACTGGTTTGTGGTGTCTGTGCCGGAATTGCTGATAAGTTTGGTTGGGACTTGCCTTTGACGCGTGTCCTGACAGCATTGCTGATGTATTTTTATGGCTTTGGCATTGTCATTTATATTCTTTTAGCAATTTTTCTTCCTTACAAAGAAGATATCACTCGCGACCATTACGGAACGGGGCCACGCCGACGTAAGGATGCTGAAGTCGTTGATGAAGATGACGACAACGACGGTTGGTTTTGGTAA
- a CDS encoding SprT family protein, translated as MNLTNFVKTVSREDFGKEFRHTALWNPRLRTTGGRFFPADGHLDFNPKIYETFGVDVFRKIVRHELCHYHLYFEGKGYKHADADFKALLQAVDGLRYAPAMPQKTEKYLYRCQKCGQDYHRKCHVNTQKYRCGHCHGKLLEIKTRET; from the coding sequence GTGAACTTAACTAATTTTGTCAAAACAGTTTCACGAGAAGATTTCGGAAAAGAATTTCGCCATACGGCACTTTGGAATCCACGTTTGCGGACAACGGGTGGTCGTTTTTTCCCAGCTGATGGGCATTTGGATTTTAATCCCAAAATTTATGAAACATTTGGTGTTGACGTTTTTCGAAAAATTGTTCGCCATGAGCTTTGCCATTACCATTTGTATTTTGAGGGAAAAGGCTACAAGCACGCTGATGCAGACTTTAAAGCATTATTGCAAGCAGTTGATGGTTTGCGTTATGCGCCAGCCATGCCCCAAAAGACGGAAAAATACTTATACCGTTGCCAAAAATGTGGACAAGACTATCACCGAAAATGCCATGTCAATACTCAAAAATATCGTTGTGGACATTGCCATGGCAAGCTCTTAGAAATCAAAACTCGAGAAACGTAA
- a CDS encoding Tex family protein produces MENVTKIAQDLNLKESQIAKVLDLTSQGNTIPFIARYRKEMTDNLDEVQIKAIIDLDKSMTALTDRKATVLAKIEEQGKLTAELKKAIENAEKLADVEELYLPYKEKRRTKATIAREAGLFPLARLILQNKPSLEVEAANFITEGFETADKTLAGACEILIEAFSEDNQLRSWVYNEIWSYSSIISTVKDEAADDNKTFQIYYDFSEKVSKIQGYRILALNRGEKLGILKVGFEHNIDKMVRFMGARFKNKNAYIDDVIAKTIKKKIVPAMERRVHSELTESAEDGAIELFSENLRNLLLVSPLKGKMVLGFDPAFRTGAKLAVVDQTGKLMTTQVIYPVPPASQAKIEQSKKDLAELIRTYGVEIIAIGNGTASRESEAFVAQALKDFPDVSYVIVNESGASVYSASELARHEFPDLTVEKRSAISIARRLQDPLAELVKIDPKSIGVGQYQHDVSQKKLAENLDFVVDTVVNQVGVNINTASPALLAHVSGLNKTISENIVKYRDENGRIASREDIKKVPRLGAKAFEQAAGFLRIPGAENILDNTGVHPESYKAVEHLLKELNITDLDDSAKIKLQSVSIETMAETINIGQETLKDIIADLLKPGRDLRDDFEAPVLRQDVLDISDLEIGQKLEGTVRNVVDFGAFVDIGLHDDGLIHISQMSKSFVKHPSQVVSVGDVVTVWVSKIDKERGKINLSLVDLRELN; encoded by the coding sequence ATGGAAAATGTAACAAAAATTGCTCAAGATTTAAACCTCAAAGAGAGCCAAATTGCCAAAGTTCTAGACTTGACTTCACAAGGAAATACCATTCCTTTCATTGCTCGTTACCGTAAGGAAATGACAGATAATTTGGATGAAGTACAAATTAAGGCTATCATTGACTTGGATAAAAGCATGACAGCTTTAACTGACCGTAAGGCGACTGTTCTTGCTAAAATTGAAGAACAAGGTAAGCTTACTGCGGAACTCAAAAAAGCTATTGAGAACGCTGAAAAGTTGGCCGACGTTGAGGAACTTTATCTTCCTTACAAGGAAAAACGTCGTACCAAAGCCACTATCGCCAGAGAAGCAGGGCTATTTCCACTAGCTCGTTTAATTTTGCAAAATAAACCTTCGCTTGAAGTAGAAGCAGCGAATTTTATAACAGAAGGATTTGAAACAGCTGACAAGACACTTGCTGGCGCTTGTGAAATTCTCATTGAAGCTTTTTCAGAGGACAACCAGCTCCGCTCATGGGTTTACAATGAAATCTGGTCTTACAGCTCAATCATATCAACAGTTAAAGACGAAGCTGCCGATGATAATAAAACCTTCCAAATTTACTACGATTTTTCAGAGAAAGTTTCTAAAATTCAAGGTTATCGTATTTTGGCGCTTAATCGTGGTGAAAAACTCGGCATTTTAAAAGTTGGTTTCGAGCATAACATTGATAAAATGGTGCGCTTCATGGGAGCTCGTTTTAAAAATAAAAATGCTTATATTGATGATGTCATCGCCAAAACGATTAAGAAAAAAATCGTTCCTGCTATGGAACGCCGTGTTCACAGTGAGTTAACAGAAAGTGCAGAGGATGGTGCAATCGAACTGTTCTCCGAAAATCTTCGCAATCTCCTTTTGGTGTCTCCTTTGAAAGGAAAAATGGTGTTAGGATTTGACCCAGCCTTTCGTACAGGAGCTAAGTTAGCTGTTGTTGACCAAACAGGAAAATTGATGACTACCCAAGTTATCTATCCTGTTCCACCAGCTAGTCAGGCTAAAATCGAGCAATCGAAAAAAGATTTAGCAGAGCTCATTCGCACATATGGTGTTGAGATTATTGCTATCGGAAATGGGACTGCTAGCCGTGAAAGTGAAGCCTTTGTGGCACAAGCTTTGAAAGATTTTCCTGATGTTTCTTATGTGATTGTCAATGAAAGCGGAGCTTCTGTCTATTCAGCATCTGAATTGGCACGTCATGAGTTTCCAGATTTGACTGTTGAAAAACGCTCTGCTATTTCCATTGCGCGTCGTTTGCAAGACCCACTTGCAGAATTGGTTAAAATCGATCCAAAATCAATTGGTGTCGGACAATATCAGCACGATGTTAGTCAGAAAAAACTTGCCGAAAACCTTGATTTTGTTGTAGATACTGTTGTTAACCAAGTCGGCGTTAATATTAATACAGCAAGCCCTGCGCTATTAGCCCACGTTTCAGGATTAAATAAAACAATTTCTGAAAATATTGTCAAATACCGTGATGAAAATGGACGAATTGCTTCGCGTGAAGACATCAAAAAAGTTCCACGTCTGGGAGCTAAGGCTTTTGAACAAGCAGCAGGTTTCTTGCGTATTCCAGGGGCAGAAAATATCCTTGACAATACAGGCGTTCACCCAGAGTCGTATAAAGCCGTTGAACATTTATTGAAAGAATTAAATATCACAGATTTAGATGATTCAGCAAAAATAAAACTGCAATCTGTTTCAATTGAAACGATGGCTGAAACCATTAATATAGGGCAAGAAACACTTAAAGATATTATTGCTGACCTCTTAAAACCAGGACGTGATTTGCGTGATGATTTTGAAGCACCTGTGCTCCGCCAAGATGTTTTGGATATTTCAGATCTTGAAATTGGGCAAAAATTAGAAGGAACTGTCCGTAATGTCGTTGATTTTGGTGCCTTTGTTGATATTGGTTTGCATGATGACGGCTTGATTCACATTTCACAAATGAGCAAGTCCTTTGTCAAACACCCAAGTCAAGTGGTTTCTGTCGGAGACGTTGTGACGGTTTGGGTTTCAAAAATCGATAAAGAACGTGGAAAAATCAATCTTTCCTTGGTAGATTTACGTGAACTTAACTAA
- a CDS encoding SPJ_0845 family protein, producing MAITHKRQDDLESMFASFASIPKISSDPEKEKKVKDKKAEKATD from the coding sequence ATGGCTATCACACATAAACGTCAAGATGATTTAGAGTCAATGTTTGCAAGCTTTGCAAGTATTCCTAAAATCTCTAGCGACCCTGAAAAAGAAAAGAAAGTTAAGGACAAAAAAGCTGAGAAAGCGACTGATTAA
- a CDS encoding permease: protein MEIFNNLPASVLQWFAIFISIIIEALPFVLLGTILSGFIEVYVTPDLVQRFLPRNRFLRILFGTFIGFVFPSCECGIVPIITRFLEKKVPSYTAVPFLATAPIINPIVLFATYSAFGNSWRFLGLRLLGAIIVAITLGIMLGFVVDENILKENAKPTHFHDYSGETWYRKIFLALAHAIDEFFDTGRYLVFGTLVASGMQIYLPTRILTRIGGNALTAILVMMLLAFILSLCSEADAFIGASLLSSFGTAPVLAFLLIGPMVDIKNLMMMVNSFKPRFIVQFITVSVGMIIIYCLLVGVI, encoded by the coding sequence ATGGAAATTTTTAATAATTTACCTGCTAGTGTCTTACAATGGTTTGCGATTTTTATTTCAATCATTATCGAGGCACTGCCTTTTGTTTTGCTAGGAACTATTCTTTCTGGCTTCATTGAGGTTTATGTTACGCCTGATTTGGTACAACGTTTTCTACCTCGAAATCGTTTTTTACGAATCCTTTTTGGAACTTTTATCGGTTTTGTCTTTCCGTCCTGCGAATGTGGTATTGTTCCCATTATCACGCGCTTTTTGGAGAAAAAAGTTCCTAGTTACACCGCTGTTCCTTTCTTGGCAACAGCTCCGATTATCAACCCAATCGTCCTTTTTGCCACCTATTCAGCTTTTGGAAATAGCTGGCGCTTCTTAGGCTTACGACTGCTTGGTGCCATCATTGTTGCTATTACGTTGGGTATCATGCTGGGATTTGTGGTTGATGAAAATATCCTCAAAGAAAATGCTAAACCAACACATTTTCATGATTATTCTGGTGAAACATGGTATCGCAAAATTTTCTTAGCTCTTGCGCACGCAATTGATGAATTTTTTGATACTGGACGTTATTTGGTTTTTGGTACCCTGGTAGCTTCAGGAATGCAGATTTACCTGCCAACACGCATTTTGACCAGAATTGGTGGTAATGCCCTTACAGCCATTTTAGTCATGATGTTACTGGCATTCATTCTTTCTCTTTGTAGTGAAGCAGATGCCTTTATCGGAGCTTCCTTGCTATCAAGTTTTGGTACAGCACCTGTTCTAGCCTTTCTTTTGATTGGACCAATGGTAGATATTAAAAACCTAATGATGATGGTAAATTCCTTTAAACCTCGCTTTATCGTTCAATTTATCACAGTATCTGTTGGGATGATTATTATTTACTGTTTACTTGTGGGGGTGATTTGA
- a CDS encoding TIGR03943 family putative permease subunit encodes MIRFLILAGYFELTMYLQISGKLDQYINTHYAYLAYISMVLSFLLAVIQLVIWMKNLKLHSHLHGKIAKLTSPMILVIPVLVGLLVPTVTLDSTTVAAKGYNFPLAAGSAGTVSDDGTTVQYLKPDTSLYFTSSAYEKEMQKELKKYKGSGELKITTENYMEVMELIYLYPDEFMGREITYTGFVYNEPGHEGYQFLFRFGIIHCIADSGVYGLLTTGNNTNYADNTWITATGTISLEYNQTLEQTLPVLHITEMKETSEPDNPYVYRVF; translated from the coding sequence ATGATTCGATTTTTAATTTTAGCGGGTTACTTTGAATTAACCATGTATCTTCAAATCTCTGGGAAATTGGATCAATACATCAATACTCACTATGCTTATTTAGCCTACATTTCCATGGTTTTATCATTCCTTTTAGCAGTTATTCAACTGGTTATTTGGATGAAAAACCTGAAATTGCACAGCCATTTACATGGAAAAATAGCGAAGCTGACTAGTCCGATGATTTTGGTCATTCCAGTTTTGGTAGGACTCTTAGTTCCTACGGTAACGCTGGATTCAACGACAGTGGCTGCCAAAGGCTATAATTTCCCACTTGCTGCTGGTTCTGCTGGTACGGTTAGTGATGATGGAACAACAGTCCAATACCTGAAACCTGACACAAGTTTGTATTTTACATCTTCTGCTTACGAAAAAGAAATGCAGAAAGAACTCAAAAAATATAAAGGTTCAGGCGAACTTAAAATCACAACCGAAAATTATATGGAAGTCATGGAACTCATCTATCTCTATCCTGACGAATTTATGGGACGTGAGATTACTTATACTGGATTTGTTTATAACGAGCCTGGCCACGAAGGCTATCAATTCCTTTTCCGTTTTGGTATCATTCACTGTATTGCGGATTCTGGTGTTTATGGCTTATTGACAACTGGAAACAATACAAACTACGCTGATAACACTTGGATTACCGCAACAGGCACAATCAGCCTCGAATACAACCAAACCCTTGAACAAACACTCCCAGTTCTTCATATTACAGAAATGAAAGAGACTAGTGAACCTGATAATCCTTATGTTTATCGTGTCTTTTAA
- a CDS encoding zinc-binding dehydrogenase, with protein MATLVRVHGQGIDQLQLDEVELRELASNEVRMTVKASRITGDQLNYIKGLRLPGEAIHEISSLGYEAAGIVTAIGKAVDEKWLGKRVMPVGPYDFERYPSLGDDIIIPASRLVEIPDNIDFAAAASTWVPYLTAYPVYSQSNLKSGDYVLIIAGTSAVGQAAIDLARELGAIPIVTTRSRRKAAQLRQLKQLNHVIISNEEDLVTRISEITVGKGVQFIFDPIGGNALPDLLQVASVGAKIYEYGILGGSECQFSAGLLLGKGLMLKGWTVSELVEDDLARSQAVTHICEKLSLGDFNPTIAKTYPLSQIWEAYRKLEKNDFLGTIIIEP; from the coding sequence ATGGCAACATTAGTTCGTGTTCACGGTCAAGGGATTGACCAGTTACAGTTGGATGAGGTTGAACTTCGTGAATTAGCCTCAAATGAAGTGAGAATGACTGTCAAAGCGAGTCGAATTACTGGCGATCAGCTAAACTACATCAAGGGATTACGTTTGCCAGGAGAAGCTATTCATGAAATTAGCTCTCTTGGGTATGAGGCTGCTGGAATTGTGACTGCTATTGGAAAAGCGGTTGATGAAAAATGGCTTGGTAAGCGAGTTATGCCTGTTGGACCATATGATTTTGAACGTTATCCAAGTTTGGGAGATGATATTATTATTCCAGCCAGTCGTCTGGTTGAGATTCCAGATAATATAGATTTTGCAGCAGCTGCTAGTACCTGGGTACCATACCTAACAGCTTACCCTGTTTATAGTCAGAGTAATCTAAAATCTGGTGATTACGTGTTGATTATTGCAGGGACTTCTGCTGTTGGTCAAGCGGCGATTGATTTGGCACGTGAATTAGGAGCAATTCCAATTGTGACAACCCGCTCACGCCGTAAAGCAGCGCAACTGCGGCAGCTAAAACAATTGAACCATGTCATTATTAGTAATGAAGAAGATTTGGTTACTAGAATTTCTGAAATTACTGTTGGAAAAGGTGTTCAATTCATTTTTGATCCTATTGGTGGTAATGCATTGCCTGATTTGCTTCAAGTGGCTAGCGTAGGGGCAAAAATTTATGAATATGGCATTCTTGGTGGCAGTGAGTGCCAATTTTCGGCAGGACTTTTGCTTGGTAAAGGTTTAATGCTTAAGGGATGGACAGTAAGTGAACTTGTTGAGGATGACTTGGCAAGAAGCCAAGCGGTGACTCACATTTGTGAAAAATTATCACTTGGTGATTTTAATCCTACTATTGCTAAAACTTACCCTTTAAGTCAGATTTGGGAAGCTTATCGTAAACTTGAAAAGAATGACTTTTTAGGAACGATTATTATTGAACCATGA
- a CDS encoding MerR family transcriptional regulator, protein MSYTIKETSKRTGLTLHTIRHYCDLDLIPSLQRDENNNRIFDEASIHWLYAIKFLRQSQMSLKEIRQFFEKYQYDPTKSSDRKKLLQKAIQVSDKKLQQAIQEHDQLKHELKTYLDNVDCEKNKEI, encoded by the coding sequence ATGTCATATACAATTAAAGAAACTAGCAAACGAACTGGGCTAACCTTACACACTATTCGCCACTACTGTGACCTTGACTTAATCCCAAGTTTACAACGTGATGAGAATAACAACCGTATTTTTGATGAAGCTTCTATTCATTGGTTGTACGCCATAAAATTTCTTAGACAAAGTCAAATGTCTCTCAAAGAAATTCGCCAATTTTTTGAAAAATACCAATATGACCCAACCAAGTCTAGCGACCGTAAAAAGTTGTTACAAAAAGCCATTCAAGTTTCTGATAAAAAATTACAACAAGCCATTCAAGAACATGACCAATTAAAACATGAGTTGAAAACTTACCTTGACAATGTTGATTGTGAAAAAAATAAAGAAATCTGA
- the ftsY gene encoding signal recognition particle-docking protein FtsY, with product MGLFDRLFGNKKKEVGETVDSQSQEETLQEVVETSEQTEASSDTVKESVEVSEQAEIVNDTVEEVQDVVNVDSEAESVETETFVQSKNSETVVKNTANQAEEISEATAVANEVEPDQHFSDIIADYYAKKAAAQEAIERGEAVTFEAVKTRQKTEPEEVVVQEATETEEEKYNRSLKKTRTGFSARLNAFLANFRRVDEEFFEELEEMLILSDVGVNVATQLTEDLRYEAKLENAKRADDLKRVIIEKLVDIYEKDGVFNEKINFQDDLTVMLFVGVNGVGKTTSIGKLAYKYKNEGKKVMLVAADTFRAGAVAQLVEWGRRVGVPVVTGPEKADPASVVFDGMEKAVAENVDILLIDTAGRLQNKDNLMAELEKIGRIIKRVVPDAPHETLLALDASTGQNALSQAKEFSKITPLTGLILTKIDGTAKGGVVLAIRQELDIPVKFIGFGEKIDDIGKFDSEDFMRGLLEGIV from the coding sequence ATGGGATTATTTGACCGTTTATTTGGAAATAAGAAAAAAGAAGTTGGGGAGACGGTTGACAGCCAAAGCCAAGAAGAAACACTTCAAGAGGTTGTCGAAACATCAGAACAAACTGAAGCCTCTTCTGATACAGTAAAAGAAAGTGTTGAGGTTTCAGAACAAGCAGAAATCGTCAACGATACTGTGGAAGAAGTTCAAGACGTTGTTAATGTCGATAGCGAAGCTGAATCTGTTGAAACAGAAACGTTTGTTCAGTCTAAAAACAGCGAAACTGTGGTTAAAAATACGGCTAATCAAGCTGAAGAAATTTCAGAAGCAACCGCAGTAGCTAATGAGGTTGAGCCAGACCAACATTTTTCAGATATCATAGCGGATTATTATGCGAAAAAAGCAGCCGCTCAAGAGGCTATTGAACGTGGTGAAGCAGTTACTTTTGAAGCTGTCAAAACACGTCAAAAAACTGAACCAGAAGAAGTAGTTGTGCAAGAAGCAACCGAAACCGAAGAAGAAAAATACAATCGCAGTCTGAAAAAGACCCGTACTGGTTTCAGTGCACGTTTGAACGCCTTCTTGGCTAATTTCCGTCGTGTTGATGAAGAATTCTTCGAAGAACTAGAAGAAATGCTCATTCTTTCAGACGTTGGGGTGAATGTCGCAACACAATTAACAGAAGATTTACGTTATGAAGCCAAACTTGAAAATGCTAAGAGAGCTGACGATTTAAAACGTGTTATCATTGAAAAATTAGTTGACATTTACGAAAAAGACGGTGTTTTCAACGAAAAAATTAATTTCCAAGATGATTTAACCGTTATGCTTTTTGTTGGGGTTAATGGTGTCGGAAAAACGACATCAATCGGCAAATTAGCCTACAAATATAAAAACGAAGGTAAGAAAGTCATGCTTGTTGCTGCTGATACATTCCGCGCTGGTGCGGTTGCGCAGCTTGTTGAATGGGGACGTCGTGTCGGTGTGCCAGTTGTAACAGGACCAGAAAAAGCTGACCCAGCTTCTGTTGTTTTTGACGGTATGGAAAAAGCTGTCGCTGAAAATGTTGATATTCTTCTCATTGATACAGCAGGACGTCTGCAAAATAAAGATAATTTGATGGCAGAGCTTGAAAAAATTGGTCGTATCATTAAGCGTGTCGTACCAGATGCACCGCATGAAACACTCCTTGCGCTCGATGCTTCAACAGGTCAAAATGCGCTTAGCCAAGCTAAAGAATTCTCAAAAATTACACCGTTAACTGGGCTTATCCTAACTAAAATTGACGGAACGGCTAAAGGTGGTGTTGTTCTTGCCATTCGCCAAGAACTTGATATTCCTGTCAAATTTATTGGGTTTGGTGAAAAAATTGATGACATCGGTAAATTTGATTCTGAAGACTTTATGCGTGGTCTCCTAGAAGGGATTGTTTAA
- a CDS encoding Cof-type HAD-IIB family hydrolase codes for MEDIKLLALDLDGTLFNSQKVVSPENKKALRAARDKGIKVVITTGRPLKAISGLLEELDLISDEDYIITFNGGLVQKTNGDILDKSELTRAQLKRLHSTLDPLALPFDVLSDGIVYSLASQGNQSLYPQANPKLKFVELTSFDDIPENIIYNKVVSVTNPEFLDKQILQFPKELYNEFEIFKSRDIILEMMPKGVHKAAGLNQLIQHLNLLPENVMAMGDEENDLSMLKWAGLGVAMANGVAIAKETADAVTTRTNDESGVAEAVEKYILNA; via the coding sequence ATGGAAGATATTAAATTATTAGCTTTGGATTTAGATGGCACACTTTTTAACAGTCAAAAGGTTGTTTCACCAGAAAATAAAAAAGCTTTGCGAGCAGCACGTGATAAGGGAATTAAAGTTGTTATCACGACTGGACGTCCTTTAAAGGCGATTAGCGGTTTGCTTGAAGAGCTAGATTTGATTTCTGATGAGGACTATATCATCACTTTCAATGGTGGTTTGGTTCAAAAGACAAATGGCGATATTTTAGATAAAAGTGAGCTAACACGTGCGCAGCTCAAGCGTTTACACAGCACGCTTGATCCACTTGCTCTTCCATTTGATGTGCTTAGTGATGGAATTGTTTATAGTCTTGCCAGTCAAGGCAATCAGTCCCTTTACCCACAAGCCAACCCCAAACTTAAATTTGTAGAATTAACTTCTTTTGATGATATTCCTGAAAATATTATTTATAACAAAGTCGTTAGCGTGACAAATCCTGAATTTTTGGACAAGCAGATTTTGCAATTTCCGAAAGAATTATACAATGAGTTTGAAATTTTCAAATCACGTGATATTATATTGGAAATGATGCCTAAAGGCGTCCATAAAGCAGCAGGGTTAAACCAGTTGATTCAGCATTTGAACTTACTCCCTGAAAATGTTATGGCTATGGGAGATGAAGAAAACGACCTCTCAATGCTTAAATGGGCTGGTTTAGGTGTTGCAATGGCAAATGGTGTTGCTATTGCGAAAGAAACAGCTGATGCGGTAACAACACGTACCAATGACGAATCAGGTGTTGCAGAAGCTGTTGAAAAATACATTTTAAATGCGTAA
- a CDS encoding Cof-type HAD-IIB family hydrolase — MVKLVAADMDGTFLTSNGYFDSKRLHDVLEKFKKNNILFVAASGRSLMALEKMFAEHADKMAFIAENGTLVKVGKDIVFESGLSKKQYLEVIDTLLESPYMLGYDFLLSGESGAYLHPKASDDYLNFISNYYENVQRVADLAQVEDNILKVTANFSEDTVRQGEAWFNERISYAQAVTTGFKSVDIVIRDVNKRTGLEALCQTFNMDKSEIVAFGDNLNDFEMLDFAGNAVATENARQEIKDISNEIIGHCDEESVMAYMEGLVE; from the coding sequence ATGGTAAAATTAGTTGCAGCAGATATGGATGGTACATTTTTAACAAGTAATGGCTATTTTGATAGTAAGCGCCTCCATGATGTTCTAGAAAAATTTAAAAAAAACAATATACTATTTGTCGCAGCGAGCGGACGTTCACTTATGGCTTTGGAAAAAATGTTTGCTGAGCATGCTGATAAAATGGCATTTATTGCTGAAAATGGGACTTTGGTAAAAGTTGGTAAAGATATTGTTTTTGAATCTGGTTTGAGTAAAAAACAATATTTGGAGGTCATTGATACCCTTCTTGAAAGTCCATATATGTTAGGTTATGATTTCCTGTTATCAGGTGAAAGTGGGGCTTATTTACATCCAAAAGCTAGTGATGATTACCTAAATTTTATTAGCAATTATTATGAAAATGTTCAACGTGTGGCTGATTTGGCGCAGGTTGAAGATAATATTTTAAAAGTCACTGCAAACTTTTCAGAAGATACTGTACGTCAAGGCGAAGCATGGTTTAATGAACGCATTAGCTACGCACAAGCGGTGACGACAGGCTTTAAATCTGTCGATATTGTTATCCGTGACGTCAATAAACGAACAGGACTAGAAGCACTTTGCCAAACCTTTAATATGGATAAATCAGAAATTGTAGCGTTTGGCGATAATCTCAATGATTTTGAAATGCTTGATTTTGCTGGGAATGCAGTTGCGACAGAAAATGCTCGACAAGAAATCAAAGACATCTCAAATGAAATCATTGGGCATTGTGATGAGGAGTCTGTCATGGCTTATATGGAAGGATTGGTAGAATAA
- a CDS encoding DUF6287 domain-containing protein has protein sequence MKKGTSYFLVSGLVLLAVGGGVITLKYHSNHNHASTVSSQHHHAQKKLSKSTSSSTKTQNHVASKRADLLKAPTEKQVTEQLIKDGENLISTRQVSQQTSQFDFNALAQSDFSSLAGTWMDANGYTFEFSPQGIIDDKLILSALVYNENGEAISNVYTESGGGFILHYYAAGSQIPSWHFGITETDPSDYGRDRLFATQGSRFDYESTNQFVSNVFYKVSDQYSQNTQTESDTVELSDSQEESDDTLTTSSLDNQADETTESQTETAVTN, from the coding sequence ATGAAAAAAGGAACATCATACTTCCTAGTGTCTGGTTTGGTACTGCTTGCGGTTGGTGGCGGTGTCATTACTCTAAAATACCATTCAAATCACAACCACGCTTCTACGGTTTCTAGCCAACATCATCACGCTCAGAAAAAACTTTCAAAATCAACAAGTTCTTCAACAAAAACACAGAACCACGTTGCTAGCAAACGCGCGGATTTACTGAAAGCACCTACTGAAAAACAAGTCACAGAGCAACTGATAAAAGATGGAGAAAATCTTATTAGCACCCGTCAAGTCAGTCAACAGACTAGTCAATTTGATTTCAATGCGCTAGCGCAATCAGATTTCTCAAGTCTTGCTGGCACATGGATGGACGCTAATGGTTACACTTTTGAATTTTCACCACAAGGTATTATTGACGACAAATTAATCTTGTCTGCTCTTGTTTATAATGAAAACGGTGAAGCTATTTCTAACGTTTATACTGAAAGTGGAGGTGGTTTCATTTTACATTATTACGCTGCTGGTAGCCAAATTCCTAGCTGGCATTTTGGCATAACAGAGACTGACCCGTCTGATTACGGTCGTGACCGCCTATTTGCAACACAAGGTAGCCGTTTTGATTATGAATCAACTAACCAATTTGTCAGCAATGTCTTTTACAAAGTTTCAGACCAATACAGCCAGAACACACAAACCGAATCTGACACAGTAGAACTCTCAGATAGTCAAGAAGAAAGTGATGACACACTCACAACTTCTTCATTAGACAACCAAGCTGACGAAACAACAGAATCACAAACAGAAACTGCGGTAACAAACTAA
- a CDS encoding NUDIX hydrolase, producing MVNKLIVHSLIKYHEKYLVIKRVATSNGRSNVYPFYWDIPGGSVDSEELPKATAIRECLEEVGLQIKIDDIIHEDSNLDNGIVYTRLVYDAHLPKNKEIIVTLNPEEHTDYRWISDLNDLDGEKIVPYLVEILGSK from the coding sequence ATGGTAAATAAACTAATTGTGCACAGTTTAATAAAATATCACGAAAAATACTTAGTGATAAAACGCGTTGCCACAAGCAATGGTAGAAGTAATGTTTATCCGTTTTATTGGGATATTCCTGGTGGTAGTGTTGATAGTGAGGAGTTGCCGAAAGCTACTGCTATCAGAGAGTGTCTTGAAGAAGTAGGACTTCAGATCAAAATAGATGATATTATTCATGAAGATAGTAATTTAGATAATGGTATTGTATACACTAGATTAGTTTATGATGCTCATCTTCCTAAGAATAAGGAAATAATTGTTACATTAAATCCCGAAGAACATACTGACTATCGTTGGATAAGTGATTTGAATGATTTGGATGGAGAAAAAATTGTTCCTTATCTGGTAGAAATTTTGGGAAGTAAATAG